The Nitrospira sp. sequence TGGGAATCAGCTTATGAGAAAGATCCGTTCCGGCTACGACGAGGAGAGCCGAATAGAGCAATCCATACGCCATGGCAGCCCAGCTAAGACCGAAGAACCAAAGGATCCCTACATAACCCAATGCATTCAGAATCTCCACCAACGGATAGCGGAAGGAAATCGGCACTGAACATTGTCGACAGCGGCCGGCCAGAACCAGATAACTCACGACGGGAATGTTATCGTGCCAAGCGATCGAGTGGGAGCAAGTCGGGCAATGAGATCCCGGCCACACAATCGACTCCTGCCGTGGAAGACGATAAATACACACATTTAAGAAGCTGCCGACGAGCCCGCCAAAAAGGCCGGCAATCACCAACGGCAGTAGAGTTTGGCTCTCATGCATAATTGCTCAGAGTGCTTTCCTTACCCAGCAACCCTACTAGGGCCGAAGGCCCTGCATTTACAATCGTAATCGATCATTTCATAATGACTGCGTTCTGTTTTGTTCGGTCTATATCGAGTATACCTGAAATGCATCACTATCAAAGGAGAACTCATCCTTATGAAAGGAGAACTCATCATCATGGCTAAAGCGACTGCGAAGCCTCGGCCTCGGAAATCTCTTGCCGACCTTGAGCCTCCTCCTCGCGTAAAGCGTCCTGAATCGCTCACGTCACGCGAACAGGAAATTCTGGAATTGATATGGGCAGGATTTAAGAACAAGGAGATCGGTCAACGCTTGAAGATCAGCGTGAAGACCGTCGAGGCACACCGCGCCAATATGATGAAGAAAATGCGGGTATCGAATACCGCTCAATTACTGAAGACCGCGATCCAGGGGGGCGCGCTCAGAATCCGGTAGAGTCGTCCCGCTTCTGATTGTTTGGACGACGTTGACGAGCCACTTCGAACAAGACTACCGCGGCGGCTGCCGACACATTCAACGATTGGACCTGGCCTCTCAGAGGAATTTGGATACATTCGTCGCAATGCTGCAGAACTCCCGGCCGAATGCCCGTGCCCTCACCTCCCAAGACAAGCCCGATGGGTCCTCGCAGATCGACGTCGGTGAATACCTTGTTTGCCGACGGCGTGACTCCGTAGATCCAGACTCCAGCTGTCTTCAACGACTCGAGTAATCTGCTCAGATTCGTTACACGCGCCACAGGAATGTGATCGATCGCTCCGGCTGAAGCCTTCGCAACTACCGATGTGAGTCCGGCGGCTCTTCGTTCGGGAACAAATACACCGTGAGCCCCGGCTCCCTCCGCGGTCCGAAGCACCGCTCCAAGGTTGTGCGGGTCTTCTACACCGTCCAAGATGACCACGAGCGGCTGCTCATGGCGTTGGGCTGCGCGAGCCAGAATTGAATCCTCCGTTTGATAGGCTTTTGCTGCGGCAAATGCCACGACGCCTTGGTGCTTGCCATTGGGTATGAGGCGGTCAAGAGCGGTCAGAGGCTGGACATGGATCGG is a genomic window containing:
- a CDS encoding response regulator transcription factor; this encodes MKGELIIMAKATAKPRPRKSLADLEPPPRVKRPESLTSREQEILELIWAGFKNKEIGQRLKISVKTVEAHRANMMKKMRVSNTAQLLKTAIQGGALRIR
- the rlmB gene encoding 23S rRNA (guanosine(2251)-2'-O)-methyltransferase RlmB, which translates into the protein MLYGLHAVREALKAGHRPLQRVLVLRTNKQFADLVQLARSRHVPIHVQPLTALDRLIPNGKHQGVVAFAAAKAYQTEDSILARAAQRHEQPLVVILDGVEDPHNLGAVLRTAEGAGAHGVFVPERRAAGLTSVVAKASAGAIDHIPVARVTNLSRLLESLKTAGVWIYGVTPSANKVFTDVDLRGPIGLVLGGEGTGIRPGVLQHCDECIQIPLRGQVQSLNVSAAAAVVLFEVARQRRPNNQKRDDSTGF